One Methanofervidicoccus abyssi genomic window, CTTGGGAGGATAGAGGGTTTTAAAAGAGGGGTTAAGGGAGAAGATTCATTTATTAAACTCTCCAAGATCGTAGTACCATATTTGGTATTTATAGACAAAAAACCACTACATCCAGTGGGAACAAAGTTTCCAGGGGGGTTGTATATAGTTAAGAGAGAGGATAAATACTACTGCCCGATTAAAAACAGGCAGAATAATGAATATTCTTTATGTGAGTTCTGTGTATGTGAGGGATTATGAACAAAATTTATTTCTTAATTTTTATCCTTATCTGTAAAAATAATAGGTATAAAAATTATTTATAAAGGTAATAAAAAATAAGAGAATTAAAAACTAAAATTACAAAATATGGAGATTTAATTATATTTTAAATTTTCTATTGCTATTAGCTAGGTTTAGGAAGTTATACATAACTATTAAAATAAAATTTTTACTATGGGTGATAACGTGGAAAGTCTCGCAGATAAAGGTCCAGGTACCTACACTGTTGTAAAAATAACCAGGCCCTGTAGTAAGTTCTACCACCTGGGAATAGTGCCAGGCTCAAAAATAACTGTGATCTCAAATGACAGAGGTCCAATTATAGCAAGGGTTGGGAACTGTAAGATAGCCTTAGGGCGAGGTTTGGCAAGATTTATAATTGTGGAGTAAAAGATACAATGGGATTATTATGGACAAAAGAGATATCTATGTAGTCGTGCCTGCGTACAACGAGGAGAAGGTAATTAGGGATACCTTAAGGAAGTTGAAGAATGAAGGATACCATAATATCATTGTAGTTGATGACGGTAGTAAAGATAACACATACAATATAGCTAAGGAAGAAGAAGTTATTCTCTGTAGGCATATTATTAACAGGGGTCTAGGAGGAGCCTTAGGTACAGGTATAAGATGTGCTTTGGAGTATAACCCAAAGGTAATAGTAACCTTCGATGCAGATGGACAACACGATCCCAAAGATATAGAGAAGGTGGTGAAACCTATACTTTACGAAGGTTACGATATGGTAGTAGGTAGTAGGCTGATGGATAAGGAGGAGTTAAAAAACATGCCCATGGTAAAGAGGATAGGAAACATATTACTAAATTTTATAACATACTTCCTTGGAGGTTATCTCGTTACAGACAGTCAAAGTGGTTTGAGGGCGTTCTCCAAGAGGGCTGCAGAGGTAATATTATCTAACTTAAAGAGTAATAGATACGAGATTTCTTCGGAGTTTATAATAATAGCCAAAAGGGAGAAGTTGAAATTTAAGGAAGTGCCTATAAAGACGATATATACAGAGTACTCCATAT contains:
- a CDS encoding DUF2115 domain-containing protein, giving the protein MRSRELFKRLKRMAKDFSIQDLMNVRVFLEEDMKYLPEGYKEQYLRNQIMYFINTLKEIKEKKESNIKDYPINEGKLRTLLGRIEGFKRGVKGEDSFIKLSKIVVPYLVFIDKKPLHPVGTKFPGGLYIVKREDKYYCPIKNRQNNEYSLCEFCVCEGL
- a CDS encoding FeoA family protein; this encodes MESLADKGPGTYTVVKITRPCSKFYHLGIVPGSKITVISNDRGPIIARVGNCKIALGRGLARFIIVE
- a CDS encoding glycosyltransferase family 2 protein, which gives rise to MDKRDIYVVVPAYNEEKVIRDTLRKLKNEGYHNIIVVDDGSKDNTYNIAKEEEVILCRHIINRGLGGALGTGIRCALEYNPKVIVTFDADGQHDPKDIEKVVKPILYEGYDMVVGSRLMDKEELKNMPMVKRIGNILLNFITYFLGGYLVTDSQSGLRAFSKRAAEVILSNLKSNRYEISSEFIIIAKREKLKFKEVPIKTIYTEYSISRGTNVVTGIKIFIKLIIQRLI